One Oryzomonas sagensis DNA segment encodes these proteins:
- a CDS encoding MFS transporter, with protein sequence MLHKKRLFAIGDVNAFFGLMLDNMSGLVIMAAILTGAFGMPREIVLYRMLPGSAMGVLVGDLLYSWMAWRLARRTGRADVTAMPLGLDTPSTFGLAFGVIGPCYLASKDAHFTWQVAMGVIVLMGIFKIAVSFCGPALRRAIPRAGLLGSIAAVALLLIAYLPFLKLFASPVVGFLSLGIVFISLLARFRLPLRMPGALAGILLGTAAYYLLSAFDLLPGTGHAVFRPFALSVHLPLPTLEFVPGLTKALAYLPLAIPFALATVVGGVDVTESAAVAGDDYNTRDVLLVEGVATLVAGVCGGVIQSCPYIGHPAYKEMGGRSGYTIATALFIGLGGILGYLSFFVSLLPEAAVAPILIFIGVEITAQAFEATPHNHYRAIAISFIPAIACLVSIQFGQMLGGLGKSAADLSGDLLATYTATTLLGNGFIVTSLLWGATFSHVLDHRPGRAALYLTACALCSLCGVIHSPLASGALFSPLSPPAPIVWHLAAGYGVMALAFGVLEWGRKPRSLPSDEVVSQ encoded by the coding sequence GTGTTGCACAAAAAACGCCTGTTCGCCATTGGCGATGTCAATGCCTTTTTCGGCCTGATGCTGGACAACATGTCCGGCCTGGTCATCATGGCCGCCATCCTGACCGGCGCCTTCGGCATGCCGCGGGAAATCGTGCTCTACCGCATGCTGCCCGGCAGCGCCATGGGGGTCTTGGTGGGCGACCTGCTGTACTCCTGGATGGCCTGGCGCCTGGCCAGGCGCACGGGGCGGGCTGATGTGACCGCCATGCCCCTGGGGTTGGACACCCCCTCCACCTTTGGCCTGGCTTTCGGCGTGATCGGCCCCTGTTACCTGGCGAGCAAGGATGCCCATTTCACTTGGCAGGTGGCCATGGGGGTCATCGTGCTGATGGGGATCTTCAAGATCGCCGTCTCCTTTTGCGGACCGGCCCTGCGCCGTGCCATCCCCCGGGCCGGCCTGCTGGGGAGCATCGCTGCCGTGGCGCTGCTCCTGATCGCCTATCTGCCGTTCCTCAAGCTGTTCGCCTCGCCCGTGGTCGGCTTCCTCTCCCTTGGGATCGTTTTCATTTCGCTTCTGGCACGTTTCCGGCTGCCCCTGCGCATGCCGGGCGCACTGGCGGGCATCCTGCTCGGCACGGCGGCCTATTATCTGCTGTCAGCCTTTGACCTGCTGCCCGGTACGGGCCACGCTGTCTTCCGGCCTTTTGCGCTCTCCGTTCATCTGCCGTTGCCGACCCTGGAATTTGTGCCCGGCCTGACGAAAGCCCTGGCTTATCTGCCGCTGGCGATCCCGTTTGCCCTTGCTACGGTGGTTGGCGGTGTCGATGTCACCGAGAGCGCGGCCGTGGCCGGTGACGACTACAACACCCGCGACGTCCTCCTGGTGGAAGGGGTTGCCACCCTCGTGGCCGGCGTCTGCGGCGGCGTGATCCAGTCCTGCCCCTATATCGGCCACCCGGCCTACAAGGAGATGGGGGGGCGCTCCGGGTACACCATCGCCACGGCCCTGTTCATCGGCCTGGGGGGGATACTGGGCTACCTCTCGTTCTTCGTCAGCCTCCTGCCCGAGGCGGCGGTGGCGCCGATCCTGATCTTCATCGGGGTCGAGATCACCGCCCAGGCTTTTGAGGCAACCCCCCACAACCATTACCGGGCCATTGCCATCTCCTTCATTCCGGCAATCGCCTGCCTCGTGTCGATCCAATTCGGCCAGATGCTGGGCGGACTGGGCAAGAGCGCCGCCGACCTGTCGGGGGATTTGCTGGCGACCTATACCGCCACGACCCTTCTGGGGAACGGTTTCATCGTCACGTCGCTGCTCTGGGGCGCCACCTTCTCCCATGTCCTGGACCATCGGCCGGGCCGGGCGGCCCTCTACCTCACGGCCTGCGCCCTCTGCTCCCTGTGCGGGGTGATCCATTCGCCGCTCGCTTCGGGGGCGCTGTTTTCGCCCCTGTCGCCCCCTGCTCCGATCGTCTGGCATCTGGCCGCCGGTTACGGGGTGATGGCTTTGGCCTTCGGGGTGCTGGAATGGGGGCGGAAACCCCGTTCCTTGCCATCGGACGAAGTTGTGTCACAATAA
- a CDS encoding undecaprenyl-diphosphate phosphatase codes for MTIVHILILAAVQGAAELLPVSSSAHVIVIAKLMGLDPTTPEMTLLLVMLHTGTMFAVICYFWKSWKSGFFASRRQFMASLKLITLATILTGAVGLALKALIERFALGNVPHAEIELLFGNLGLISAALAAAGLLIIIAGLRGTPPVKPREIGTGESILIGMVQGLCLPFRGFSRSGATISVGLLLGVARVKAEEFSFALAVVLTPPVIAREILRLLKAHELATSGADLMGLFLPGVVGMMSSFLAGLLALRWLSDWLEKGRWHFFGYYCLGASLVVFIFHGIGV; via the coding sequence ATGACCATAGTCCATATCCTTATTCTTGCGGCAGTTCAAGGGGCCGCCGAGCTCTTGCCCGTGTCCAGTTCCGCCCATGTCATTGTGATTGCCAAGCTGATGGGACTCGACCCGACCACCCCGGAGATGACGCTGCTTTTAGTCATGCTCCACACCGGCACCATGTTTGCGGTGATCTGCTATTTCTGGAAATCCTGGAAGAGTGGGTTCTTTGCCTCGCGTCGGCAATTTATGGCATCCCTCAAGCTGATCACACTCGCCACGATCTTGACTGGAGCTGTGGGGCTGGCGCTGAAGGCGTTGATCGAACGTTTTGCCCTGGGCAACGTCCCGCATGCCGAGATCGAACTGTTGTTCGGTAATCTGGGCCTGATCTCGGCGGCCCTGGCCGCGGCAGGGCTTTTGATCATCATCGCCGGCCTGAGAGGAACCCCCCCGGTGAAGCCTCGCGAGATTGGGACGGGAGAGTCAATCCTGATTGGCATGGTGCAGGGGCTCTGTCTCCCGTTCCGGGGCTTTTCCCGCTCCGGGGCGACCATATCCGTCGGTCTCTTGCTGGGGGTCGCCAGGGTAAAGGCCGAGGAATTCAGTTTTGCCCTGGCCGTGGTGTTGACCCCGCCCGTCATCGCCCGCGAGATCCTGCGGTTGCTCAAAGCGCATGAGCTCGCCACATCGGGAGCGGATCTGATGGGTCTCTTCCTCCCCGGTGTCGTGGGGATGATGTCGAGCTTCCTCGCGGGACTTCTGGCCCTGCGCTGGCTCTCCGACTGGTTGGAGAAAGGGCGTTGGCACTTCTTCGGCTACTATTGCCTGGGCGCCTCGCTCGTTGTGTTTATTTTCCATGGAATCGGCGTATGA
- a CDS encoding cupin domain-containing protein, whose amino-acid sequence MHTHTAPYWTELLQLARHPEGGWFRETYRSAEKVAGSGDFALVGCTVAPGFDVNDFESGNERDLAELFPQHEALIGRLTRG is encoded by the coding sequence ATGCACACCCACACCGCCCCTTATTGGACCGAACTGCTACAGCTCGCCCGCCATCCCGAGGGGGGATGGTTCCGCGAGACCTACCGCTCCGCCGAAAAGGTGGCCGGCTCCGGCGATTTTGCCCTGGTGGGGTGCACCGTGGCGCCCGGCTTCGATGTCAACGACTTCGAATCGGGGAATGAGCGCGACCTGGCCGAACTCTTCCCGCAGCACGAAGCGCTCATCGGGCGCTTGACCCGGGGCTAG
- the lon gene encoding endopeptidase La: protein MPHTNIEIPERLPLYPQKEMVPFPYMIFPLYVDERELRVFSEADNYEKYVAIVLLRPEAATASTLADMSEIGTLCRVNQIKKLGDGRFKVTLEGMARLRILGIEQTAPVMLATCELVREFVEKSLVSEALVQSLNALLKISLSHGKPLPDDVMKMIDYIDNPARLSDLVALYVNLPASDLQELLETVDPLDRLKKVYVHLTNEVQRMQIKNEVSSEVTRRVGKNQKEYILREQMKHIQEELGEEDPRASDMNELRRLIEEAGLPEEVQKIADKELKRLERINPASPEYTVSRTYLDYLAGMPWNKSTEDSLDMVRAEEILNEDHYDLKKVKERIMEFLAVRSLKENMKGPVLCFVGPPGVGKTSLGKSIARSLGRKFVRISLGGVRDEAEIRGHRRTYIGALPGRIIKELFRCGSNNPVFMLDEIDKLGLDFRGDPASALLEVLDPEQNFSFNDHYLDVPFDLSKVMFITTANQLDPIPGPLKDRMEVIRLAGYSTEEKLHIARNFIIRREIEENGLTGTPPEFHDAAVLKVIGDYTREAGVRNLQRTIGSVCRKVAKEITQKKEPRREITTEVVTELLGPRKFHNEVAAEDDRIGVVTGMAWTETGGDILFVEATSMPGKPELILTGSLGDVMKESARAALSYVEAHYGDFGIAPDAFENRVIHIHVPSGAIPKDGPSAGVTMVTALVSLLTNRPARRNVSMTGEITLTGRVLAIGGLKEKVLAAHRAGVRKIIAPDRNRDDLEDIPENVRRELEFTFIHEAAEAVAVAL from the coding sequence ATGCCCCATACAAACATCGAAATACCGGAAAGGCTGCCGCTCTACCCCCAGAAGGAGATGGTGCCCTTTCCCTACATGATCTTCCCGCTCTACGTGGACGAACGCGAATTGCGCGTCTTCTCCGAAGCGGACAATTATGAAAAGTACGTGGCCATCGTGCTGCTCCGCCCGGAGGCCGCCACCGCCAGTACCCTGGCGGATATGAGCGAGATCGGGACACTCTGCCGGGTCAATCAGATCAAAAAGCTGGGAGACGGCAGGTTCAAGGTGACCCTGGAAGGGATGGCCCGGCTGCGCATCCTGGGCATCGAGCAGACCGCTCCGGTCATGCTGGCCACCTGCGAACTGGTGCGGGAATTCGTGGAGAAGAGCCTGGTATCCGAGGCGCTGGTGCAGAGCCTGAACGCCCTGCTGAAGATCTCCCTTTCCCACGGCAAACCGCTGCCGGATGACGTCATGAAGATGATCGACTACATCGACAACCCGGCGCGCCTGTCCGACCTGGTGGCGCTGTACGTCAACCTGCCGGCCTCCGACCTGCAGGAACTGCTGGAAACCGTCGATCCCCTGGACCGCCTCAAAAAGGTCTACGTGCACCTGACCAACGAGGTTCAGCGCATGCAGATCAAGAACGAGGTCTCCAGCGAGGTGACCCGCCGGGTCGGCAAAAATCAGAAGGAATACATCCTGCGCGAGCAGATGAAGCACATCCAGGAAGAGTTGGGCGAGGAAGACCCCCGCGCCTCGGACATGAACGAGTTGCGGCGGCTGATCGAGGAGGCCGGCCTGCCGGAAGAGGTCCAGAAGATCGCCGACAAGGAACTCAAACGATTGGAGCGGATCAACCCGGCCTCCCCCGAGTACACCGTATCCCGCACCTACCTGGACTACCTGGCCGGCATGCCCTGGAACAAGAGCACGGAAGACAGTCTGGACATGGTCCGGGCCGAGGAGATCCTCAACGAGGACCATTACGACCTGAAAAAGGTCAAGGAACGCATCATGGAGTTCCTGGCGGTGCGTTCCCTCAAGGAGAACATGAAGGGGCCGGTGCTCTGCTTCGTCGGCCCTCCCGGCGTGGGCAAGACCAGCCTGGGCAAATCCATCGCCCGCTCCCTGGGGCGCAAATTCGTGCGCATCTCCCTGGGGGGGGTGCGGGACGAGGCCGAAATCCGCGGCCACCGCCGCACCTACATCGGCGCCCTGCCCGGCCGGATCATCAAGGAACTCTTCCGCTGCGGCAGCAACAACCCGGTCTTCATGCTGGACGAGATCGACAAGCTGGGGCTGGACTTCCGCGGCGACCCGGCCTCGGCACTGCTGGAGGTGCTGGACCCGGAGCAGAACTTCTCGTTCAACGACCATTACCTGGACGTCCCGTTCGACCTGTCCAAGGTCATGTTCATCACCACAGCCAACCAGCTCGACCCGATCCCCGGCCCGCTCAAGGACCGCATGGAGGTCATCCGCCTGGCCGGCTACAGCACCGAGGAGAAGCTGCACATCGCCCGCAACTTCATCATCCGCCGCGAGATCGAGGAAAACGGCCTCACCGGCACGCCTCCCGAATTCCATGACGCGGCGGTGCTGAAGGTGATCGGCGACTACACCCGCGAGGCGGGCGTGCGCAACCTGCAACGCACCATCGGCTCGGTCTGCCGCAAGGTGGCCAAGGAGATCACCCAGAAAAAGGAGCCCCGCCGGGAGATCACCACCGAGGTGGTGACGGAACTGCTCGGGCCGCGCAAGTTCCACAACGAGGTGGCGGCCGAGGACGACCGGATCGGCGTGGTGACCGGCATGGCCTGGACCGAGACCGGCGGCGACATCCTCTTCGTGGAGGCCACCAGCATGCCGGGCAAGCCGGAACTGATCCTGACCGGCTCCCTGGGGGACGTGATGAAGGAATCGGCCCGGGCCGCGCTCTCCTACGTGGAGGCCCATTACGGCGATTTCGGCATTGCCCCGGACGCCTTCGAAAACAGGGTCATCCATATCCACGTGCCGTCGGGGGCCATCCCCAAGGACGGCCCGTCCGCCGGCGTGACCATGGTCACGGCCCTGGTGTCGCTCCTGACGAACAGGCCCGCCAGGCGCAATGTATCCATGACCGGCGAGATCACCCTGACCGGCAGGGTACTGGCCATCGGCGGCCTCAAGGAGAAGGTGCTGGCCGCCCACCGGGCCGGGGTCAGGAAGATCATCGCCCCGGACCGCAACCGCGACGACCTGGAGGATATCCCCGAGAACGTGCGCCGGGAGCTGGAGTTCACCTTTATTCACGAGGCCGCCGAGGCGGTGGCCGTGGCGCTGTAG
- a CDS encoding MlaE family ABC transporter permease, whose protein sequence is MLRFFAELQGWFALAATTFARMFRRPYYYREFAVQFDKLGFSSLFICMLTGLFTGMVMALQALVQLKPFAATSYVGGMVAVTMIKELGPVLASLMVAGRVGSAITAELGTMVVTEQVDAMRVEGTDIVKRLVAPRLKAMLLALPLLTAVADAVSLLGGYIMASGYGINPTMYLKGIPQFMVFQDLIEGLVKPTFFGFLIAMTGCYVGLNTRGGAEGVGNSAKQAVVVSSVLILMFDFFLTKIFVVFRG, encoded by the coding sequence ATGCTGCGCTTCTTCGCCGAGCTCCAGGGGTGGTTCGCCCTGGCGGCCACGACCTTCGCACGCATGTTCCGCCGTCCCTATTATTACCGCGAATTCGCCGTGCAGTTCGATAAACTCGGTTTTTCCTCCCTGTTCATCTGTATGCTGACCGGCCTGTTCACCGGCATGGTCATGGCCCTGCAGGCCCTGGTGCAGCTCAAGCCCTTTGCCGCCACCAGCTACGTGGGGGGCATGGTGGCGGTGACCATGATCAAGGAGTTGGGGCCGGTGCTGGCCTCCCTCATGGTGGCCGGCCGGGTCGGCTCCGCCATTACCGCGGAGTTGGGCACCATGGTGGTCACCGAGCAGGTTGACGCCATGCGGGTGGAGGGGACCGACATCGTCAAGCGGCTCGTGGCGCCGCGGCTGAAGGCCATGCTCCTGGCGCTGCCGCTCCTGACCGCGGTGGCCGACGCCGTCTCGCTCCTGGGTGGCTATATCATGGCCTCGGGCTACGGCATCAACCCCACCATGTACCTCAAGGGCATCCCTCAATTCATGGTCTTCCAGGACCTGATCGAGGGGTTGGTCAAACCGACCTTCTTCGGCTTCCTGATCGCCATGACCGGTTGCTACGTGGGGCTCAACACCCGCGGCGGCGCCGAGGGGGTGGGCAACTCGGCCAAACAGGCGGTGGTGGTTTCGTCGGTGCTGATCCTGATGTTCGATTTCTTCCTGACCAAGATCTTCGTGGTCTTCAGGGGATAG
- a CDS encoding EVE domain-containing protein, whose protein sequence is MAYWLFKTEPGCFSFDDLKARPNMTEPWDGVRNYQARNFLRDRIKPGDRVLFYHSNIPEPAVVGIAEVVRGGYPDSTAMNPAGEHFDPKASPENPIWYMVDVRYGEPLPRPVSLEQIKGNPLLAEMPLVKRSRLSVLPVTADEWRIILIMGGAEPK, encoded by the coding sequence ATGGCCTACTGGCTCTTCAAAACCGAACCGGGCTGTTTCTCCTTCGACGACCTGAAGGCCCGCCCGAACATGACCGAACCGTGGGACGGGGTGCGCAACTACCAGGCGCGCAATTTCCTGCGGGACCGGATCAAGCCGGGCGACCGGGTGCTGTTCTACCACAGCAATATCCCCGAGCCTGCCGTTGTCGGCATTGCCGAGGTGGTGCGGGGGGGATACCCCGATTCCACGGCCATGAACCCGGCGGGCGAGCATTTCGACCCCAAGGCGTCGCCGGAGAACCCGATCTGGTACATGGTGGACGTGCGCTATGGCGAGCCGCTGCCCCGGCCGGTCTCCCTCGAACAGATCAAGGGCAACCCCCTTCTGGCCGAAATGCCGCTGGTCAAGCGCAGCCGGCTCTCGGTCCTGCCGGTAACGGCCGATGAGTGGCGGATCATCCTGATCATGGGCGGAGCGGAACCCAAATGA
- a CDS encoding ABC transporter ATP-binding protein, producing the protein MSGSDSIRMEKLSYSVGGRKILEDFDFCLERGVNRTILGVSGAGKTTILKLLLGLLPPQSGRVCIGDVCITGQPESIFSEQRKRIAIVFQGGALFDSMTVGENVGYRLFEEGRLTEGEIERIVREKLSFVGVEEAVNLYPAELSGGMKKRVAIARALAANPDFIFFDEPTTGLDPIGVYNICNLMQRLQAEGKTTLMVTHDLATAFATSERFTFLHQARMIFEGTEAQMRACTIPEVQEFLQPTQESLFV; encoded by the coding sequence ATGAGCGGCAGCGATTCCATCCGCATGGAGAAACTGTCCTACTCGGTGGGGGGGCGGAAGATCCTGGAGGATTTCGACTTCTGCCTGGAGCGGGGGGTCAACCGCACCATCCTGGGGGTAAGCGGCGCCGGCAAGACCACGATCCTCAAGCTGCTCCTGGGGCTGCTCCCCCCCCAATCGGGGCGGGTCTGCATCGGCGACGTCTGCATCACCGGCCAACCGGAGTCAATCTTCAGCGAACAACGCAAGCGCATCGCCATCGTCTTCCAGGGAGGGGCGCTGTTCGATTCCATGACCGTGGGGGAGAACGTGGGCTACCGGCTGTTCGAGGAGGGGCGCCTCACCGAAGGGGAGATCGAACGGATCGTGCGGGAAAAGCTCTCCTTCGTGGGTGTGGAAGAGGCCGTGAACCTCTATCCCGCCGAACTGTCGGGCGGCATGAAGAAACGGGTCGCCATCGCCCGCGCCCTGGCGGCCAACCCGGATTTCATCTTCTTCGACGAGCCGACCACCGGCCTCGACCCCATCGGTGTCTATAACATCTGCAACCTGATGCAGCGCCTGCAGGCCGAGGGGAAGACCACCCTCATGGTGACCCACGACCTGGCCACAGCCTTCGCCACCTCGGAGCGCTTCACCTTCCTGCACCAGGCGCGGATGATCTTCGAGGGGACCGAGGCCCAGATGCGGGCCTGCACGATCCCGGAGGTGCAGGAGTTCTTGCAGCCGACGCAAGAGTCGCTGTTTGTGTAA
- a CDS encoding MlaD family protein, with product MERSNKIGWAQVRAGVFIFVAMICVAGGVLLMGQKTKMFVPKGKLQVVMDDVAGLKEGAPVWLAGVDVGVVTDIRFADPQKTNEVDIRLEIDDEALKKIGADSKITIKTRGLMGEKYVDITPSQYYFEKPVAVLRGTPVVKLDDVVQKAGTTFDRLNTIVDNITQGKGTLGKLTTDASLYTNIVSLTGELHALAVTINRGEGTLGKLNRNPEPYNRLVSILNRADQTLRDIQESDGTMNKLIYDKALYDKLVTLAQKSNDAADYVRELNKKITSRDSTLGLLINDREFYDKGLSLLTRADNSVKSIEEVTARIKSGEGTAGKLVTDKELYERMNHMVDNLDALVKDFKEHPRKYIKFSLF from the coding sequence ATGGAACGGAGCAACAAGATAGGCTGGGCCCAGGTACGCGCCGGCGTGTTCATCTTCGTAGCGATGATATGCGTTGCCGGCGGGGTGCTGCTCATGGGGCAGAAGACCAAGATGTTCGTCCCCAAGGGGAAATTGCAGGTGGTGATGGACGACGTGGCCGGCCTCAAGGAGGGCGCCCCGGTCTGGCTGGCCGGGGTGGACGTGGGGGTCGTGACCGATATCCGTTTCGCCGATCCCCAAAAGACCAACGAGGTGGATATCCGCCTGGAGATCGATGACGAGGCCCTGAAAAAGATCGGCGCCGATTCGAAGATCACCATCAAGACCCGGGGGCTCATGGGGGAAAAATACGTGGACATCACCCCGTCGCAGTACTATTTCGAAAAACCGGTCGCCGTTCTGCGCGGCACACCGGTCGTGAAGCTGGACGACGTGGTGCAGAAAGCCGGCACCACCTTCGACCGCCTGAACACGATCGTGGACAATATCACCCAGGGCAAGGGGACCTTGGGCAAGCTGACCACCGACGCCAGCCTCTACACCAACATCGTCAGCCTGACCGGCGAACTCCACGCGCTGGCGGTCACCATCAACCGCGGCGAGGGGACCCTGGGCAAGCTGAACCGCAACCCCGAGCCCTACAACAGGCTGGTCAGCATCCTCAACCGGGCCGACCAGACGCTCCGGGACATCCAGGAGTCCGACGGCACCATGAACAAGCTGATCTACGACAAGGCGCTCTACGACAAGCTGGTCACCCTGGCGCAAAAGAGCAATGATGCCGCCGACTATGTGCGGGAGCTGAACAAGAAGATCACCTCCAGGGACAGCACCCTCGGTCTTTTGATCAATGACCGGGAGTTCTACGACAAGGGGCTGTCGCTGCTGACCCGGGCCGACAATTCGGTCAAGTCCATCGAGGAGGTTACCGCCAGGATCAAGAGCGGCGAGGGAACGGCCGGCAAGCTGGTGACCGACAAGGAGTTGTACGAACGCATGAACCACATGGTGGACAACCTGGACGCCCTGGTGAAGGATTTCAAGGAGCATCCCCGCAAATACATCAAATTCTCATTGTTTTAA
- a CDS encoding M16 family metallopeptidase: protein MKRMWLFLIALCLCSTSLFASGLEDKVVEHTMKNGMKLLLVERHTSPTVAAWIRFRVGSVDERSDEQGIAHMLEHMLFKGTTTLGTKNYAAEKPLLDKIEQTAQAMIAEKARGDKGDKAKIADLEKQLAALEAEASRYVIKDEFFELYAKNGGVGYNAFTSRDGTTYLINLPANKLELWAAIESDRMQNAVLREFYSERAVVMEERRRSTDADPENKLWETFVASGFLVHPYAHPTIGWMSDIENLTRTKAERFFHSYYGPQSAIVAIVGDIDTEATIALVERYFGAIKPGKLPAPVTAEEPKQEGERRIELVAEAEPTMMVGFHKPAINAADDYVFDVISMILGNGRTSRLYQKLVIEKQIATEVGVFDAPGSRYPNLFLVNANPRAPHTTREVEEAILRELERLKTEPVAARDLQRVLNKIEYEDARRMGTNGGLARNLTEYEAVAGTWRYMTEYRRKVASVTAADIQRVARQYFTEENRMVGFLSKKGGDGK, encoded by the coding sequence ATGAAACGGATGTGGTTGTTTCTCATAGCGCTCTGCCTGTGCTCAACCAGCCTCTTTGCCTCAGGGTTGGAAGACAAGGTCGTCGAGCATACCATGAAGAACGGCATGAAACTCCTGCTGGTGGAGCGCCATACCTCCCCGACCGTGGCGGCCTGGATCCGGTTCCGGGTGGGGAGCGTGGACGAGCGGAGCGACGAGCAGGGCATCGCCCACATGCTGGAACATATGCTCTTCAAGGGCACCACCACCCTGGGGACCAAGAACTATGCCGCGGAAAAGCCGCTTTTGGACAAGATCGAACAGACCGCCCAGGCGATGATCGCGGAGAAGGCCAGGGGGGATAAGGGAGACAAGGCCAAGATAGCCGATCTGGAAAAACAGTTGGCGGCGCTGGAGGCGGAGGCGTCCCGGTATGTCATCAAGGATGAGTTCTTCGAACTGTACGCCAAGAACGGCGGCGTGGGGTACAACGCCTTCACCAGCCGCGACGGCACCACCTACCTGATCAACCTGCCGGCCAACAAGCTGGAGTTGTGGGCGGCCATCGAGTCCGACCGCATGCAGAACGCCGTGCTGCGGGAGTTCTATTCGGAGCGGGCCGTGGTGATGGAAGAACGCCGCCGTTCCACCGACGCCGACCCGGAGAACAAGCTGTGGGAGACCTTCGTCGCCTCCGGCTTCCTGGTCCATCCCTACGCCCATCCCACCATCGGCTGGATGTCGGATATCGAGAACCTGACCCGCACCAAGGCCGAGCGCTTCTTCCACTCCTACTACGGCCCCCAGAGCGCCATCGTGGCCATCGTGGGGGACATCGACACCGAGGCGACCATCGCCCTGGTGGAACGCTATTTCGGCGCCATCAAGCCCGGGAAACTCCCGGCGCCGGTCACTGCCGAAGAACCGAAGCAGGAAGGGGAACGGCGCATCGAACTGGTGGCCGAGGCCGAGCCGACCATGATGGTCGGTTTCCACAAGCCGGCCATCAACGCGGCCGACGACTACGTCTTCGACGTGATCAGCATGATCCTGGGCAACGGCCGGACCTCGCGCCTGTACCAGAAGCTGGTCATCGAAAAGCAGATCGCCACGGAGGTGGGGGTCTTCGATGCCCCGGGCAGCCGCTATCCCAACCTCTTCCTCGTCAACGCCAACCCCCGCGCCCCCCATACCACCAGGGAGGTTGAGGAGGCCATCCTCCGTGAACTGGAACGGCTCAAGACCGAACCGGTCGCCGCGCGGGACCTGCAGCGCGTCCTCAACAAGATCGAATACGAAGATGCCCGCAGGATGGGCACCAACGGCGGCCTGGCCCGCAACCTGACCGAGTACGAGGCGGTCGCCGGCACCTGGCGCTACATGACCGAATACCGCCGCAAGGTGGCGTCGGTCACCGCCGCCGATATCCAGCGGGTTGCCAGACAGTATTTCACCGAGGAGAACCGCATGGTTGGATTCCTCAGCAAAAAGGGGGGTGACGGCAAATGA